One genomic region from Cydia pomonella isolate Wapato2018A chromosome 4, ilCydPomo1, whole genome shotgun sequence encodes:
- the LOC133517331 gene encoding retinal rod rhodopsin-sensitive cGMP 3',5'-cyclic phosphodiesterase subunit delta, which yields MTEVLPAEEARQDRVETIMKGFQVNWMNLRDADSGKIMWQYNEDMSNPNVEHEARVPKRILKCRVVSREMNFSSVEALERFRLEQKVLFKGRCLEEWFFEFGYVIPNSTNTWQSVIESAPESQMMPANVLNGNVVIETKFFDGDLLLTTSRVRLFYV from the exons ATGACGGAGGTTTTGCCAGCGGAGGAGGCGCGACAGGACCGCGTGGAAACCATTATGAAAGGCTTTCAAGT TAACTGGATGAATCTCCGTGATGCAGACTCAG GAAAAATAATGTGGCAGTACAATGAAGACATGTCAAACCCAAACGTGGAGCACGAGGCCAGGGTTCCGAAGCGCATCTTGAAGTGCAGGGTGGTGTCGCGGGAGATGAACTTCAGCTCCGTTGAGGCTTTAGAGAGATTTCGGTTGGAACAG AAAGTACTGTTCAAAGGTCGGTGCCTAGAAGAGTGGTTTTTCGAGTTCGGTTACGTGATCCCCAACTCGACCAACACGTGGCAGTCCGTCATAGAGTCCGCGCCCGAGTCGCAGATGATGCCCGCCAACGTGCTCaa TGGCAACGTGGTGATTGAGACGAAGTTCTTCGATGGCGACCTGCTGCTCACCACGTCGCGGGTCCGTCTGTTCTACGTATAG